A genomic window from Halogeometricum borinquense DSM 11551 includes:
- a CDS encoding GNAT family N-acetyltransferase: MDLRDATTSDIRQIRTVANESMKASYRHAIDEETIEEAVEGWYGDDTLSEWLTDDAVEFIVAVDDGDVVGFVQSYVSEGRETVGEIDWLHVIPDHRGEGIGSQLLKRAEQELTTRGVDRIEGSVLADNEAGADFYAEQGFERTDDRRIEIGEESFEEQTYTQRLDDEGERIITEERTLDDGRTVYIAYDDAVRGSKAPFYAVYMNPEENERYGWMCGEDQSFDIAMDTMDRIECNSCGNKRKAARWDAAYL, from the coding sequence ATGGATCTTCGAGACGCGACAACTTCGGATATCAGACAAATTCGGACCGTCGCAAACGAGTCGATGAAAGCGTCCTACAGACACGCCATCGACGAGGAGACTATCGAGGAAGCCGTTGAGGGATGGTACGGCGACGACACGCTTTCGGAGTGGCTTACCGACGACGCTGTCGAATTCATCGTTGCCGTAGACGACGGCGACGTAGTCGGATTCGTCCAGTCGTACGTCTCGGAGGGACGCGAGACAGTTGGCGAGATCGATTGGCTCCACGTGATTCCGGACCACCGCGGCGAGGGAATCGGGTCGCAACTGCTCAAGCGCGCCGAGCAAGAACTGACCACCCGTGGCGTTGACCGTATCGAGGGGAGCGTGCTGGCGGACAACGAGGCTGGGGCGGACTTCTACGCCGAACAGGGCTTCGAGCGAACTGACGACCGGCGAATCGAAATCGGCGAGGAATCGTTCGAAGAACAGACGTACACGCAACGACTCGACGACGAAGGCGAACGCATCATCACCGAAGAGCGGACACTGGATGACGGGAGAACGGTGTACATCGCGTACGACGACGCCGTTCGCGGATCGAAAGCACCCTTTTATGCGGTGTACATGAATCCGGAGGAAAATGAGCGCTACGGGTGGATGTGCGGCGAGGACCAGAGCTTCGATATCGCCATGGATACGATGGATCGAATCGAGTGTAACTCCTGCGGGAACAAGCGCAAGGCGGCCCGGTGGGACGCCGCGTATCTCTAA
- a CDS encoding long-chain-fatty-acid--CoA ligase, with amino-acid sequence MEKPLLVTDFLDRARQYYGDKEAVVATTGDRYTYEELGERADGFSAALAAHGIEKGDRVAVLDPNTHYHLEAAYGTMQLGAVHTPLNYRLVPADYEYILTDADVKAVYADYEYAEKIEAIRDDVPTETFVTNDTAQVDGDWLSFDELIAESTDYDRPEMTEDELITINYTSGTTGDPKGVCRTHRTETLHAYLITSHQHISDDDVYLWTLPMFHVNGWGHIYAVTGNGAKHVCTRGVDAEWIFDTVREEHVSYMCAAPTVLNMLMDYYDKQGGVETTGDVPVRAATAGAAPPEATIRTVEDEFGWYLMHVYGATETGPLITTSDARRFFDDDSDDRFAVKKQQGIGYLGTDVRVVDEDGEDVARDGQTVGEIVVRGNQVMDRYWNKPEATDEAFTDRLEGYYHMGDLAVVDENGFITIQDRKKDIIISGGENISSIELEDTLFDHDAVGDVAVIPMPSEEWGESPKAFVVPAHGDADDPGVTADDLIAYTRERIATYKVPKEIEFVTELPKTATGKIQKYELREKEWEDEDRMVGQG; translated from the coding sequence ATGGAGAAACCACTGCTCGTCACGGACTTTTTGGACCGAGCACGGCAATACTATGGCGACAAAGAGGCGGTTGTTGCGACGACCGGCGACCGATACACGTACGAGGAACTCGGGGAGCGAGCGGACGGATTTTCGGCGGCTCTCGCCGCTCACGGCATCGAAAAAGGGGACCGAGTGGCGGTGTTGGACCCGAACACCCACTACCATCTCGAAGCGGCGTACGGGACGATGCAACTCGGCGCGGTTCACACTCCGTTGAACTACCGCCTCGTCCCCGCCGATTACGAGTACATCCTGACCGACGCCGACGTGAAAGCGGTGTACGCCGACTACGAATACGCCGAGAAGATTGAGGCGATACGCGACGACGTACCGACTGAGACGTTTGTCACCAACGACACAGCGCAGGTCGATGGAGACTGGCTCTCGTTCGACGAACTCATCGCTGAATCGACCGATTACGACCGCCCGGAGATGACCGAAGACGAACTCATCACTATCAACTACACGTCGGGAACGACAGGCGACCCGAAGGGCGTCTGCCGGACACACCGAACGGAGACGCTTCATGCCTACCTCATCACGTCCCACCAGCACATCTCCGACGACGACGTGTATCTGTGGACGCTCCCGATGTTCCACGTCAACGGATGGGGCCACATCTACGCCGTGACGGGGAACGGCGCAAAGCACGTCTGTACACGCGGCGTGGACGCCGAATGGATATTCGACACCGTGCGCGAAGAGCACGTCTCGTACATGTGCGCCGCGCCGACCGTGTTGAACATGCTGATGGACTACTACGACAAGCAAGGCGGGGTCGAGACGACGGGCGACGTGCCCGTTCGCGCGGCCACTGCGGGTGCGGCACCACCCGAGGCAACTATTCGGACGGTCGAAGACGAGTTCGGCTGGTATCTCATGCACGTCTACGGCGCGACGGAAACTGGACCGCTCATCACAACGTCCGACGCTCGGCGCTTCTTCGACGACGACAGCGACGACCGGTTCGCGGTGAAAAAACAGCAAGGAATCGGCTACCTCGGCACCGATGTCCGCGTCGTTGACGAGGATGGCGAAGATGTCGCACGCGACGGGCAGACGGTCGGTGAAATCGTCGTCCGCGGCAATCAGGTGATGGACCGCTACTGGAACAAGCCCGAGGCGACGGACGAAGCGTTCACGGACCGTCTGGAGGGCTACTATCATATGGGCGACCTCGCCGTCGTGGACGAAAACGGCTTTATCACTATCCAAGACCGCAAGAAGGACATCATCATTTCCGGTGGGGAGAACATCTCCAGTATTGAACTGGAGGACACGCTGTTCGACCACGACGCCGTCGGTGACGTTGCTGTCATTCCCATGCCCTCCGAGGAGTGGGGCGAGTCGCCGAAGGCGTTCGTCGTCCCGGCGCACGGCGACGCCGACGACCCCGGCGTGACGGCCGACGACCTTATCGCGTACACACGAGAGCGCATTGCGACGTACAAAGTGCCCAAGGAGATCGAGTTCGTCACCGAACTGCCGAAGACGGCCACCGGGAAGATTCAGAAGTACGAACTACGCGAGAAAGAGTGGGAGGACGAAGACCGGATGGTCGGACAGGGTTAG
- a CDS encoding DUF7576 family protein produces the protein MPLSEYTGQSPLGNEDATVVRVVPHRLWQPGQTRTEACTNCGEELVLSEEHLLVVLEERGTRTRRYFSEESCIRAWLGEEKQD, from the coding sequence ATGCCACTCTCAGAATATACCGGGCAATCGCCGCTGGGGAACGAGGACGCCACGGTGGTTCGTGTCGTCCCGCATCGACTGTGGCAACCCGGACAGACGCGGACAGAAGCGTGTACGAACTGCGGTGAGGAACTAGTCCTTTCGGAAGAACACCTTCTCGTTGTCCTCGAAGAAAGAGGAACGCGGACGCGACGCTACTTCAGTGAGGAGTCGTGCATCCGGGCATGGTTGGGCGAAGAAAAACAGGACTGA